Part of the Senegalia massiliensis genome, TACAAGTTATATTAATATTATTATTAGGTATTATTAGTGGTATAGCTATTGGCTCATTACCTGGACTTACTGCGACAATGGGGGTAGCCCTAGTATTACCTATTACTTTTGGAATGGAAGCTGTACCAGGAATATTATTATTAATAGGAGTTTATTTTGGTTCTGTATATGGAGGATCTTTAACTGCTATATTAATTAATACACCAGGTACACCGGCATCAGCTGCTACAGCTATGGATGGATATGCAATGTCTAGAAAAGGACTAGCTCATAAAGCACTTACAATTTCTACATTATCTTCTTCTATAGGAGGTATTTTAAGTGTTATTGTATTAATTTTAGTAGCTCCACAACTAGCAAACTTTGCATTGAGGTTTAGTGCACCTGAAACTTTTGCATTAGCTGTTTTTGGAATATCTATTATTTCAAGTATATCAGGCAAATCCATGGTAAAGGGATTAATGGCAGGAATTTTAGGATTATTAATAGCTACAATTGGGATAGATCCTATGGGTGGATTTCCACGATTTACTTTTGGAAATATAAATTTAGCTAATGGACTTAATTTAATTCCTGTTATGATTGGATTATTTGCAGCATCTGAAGCATTTAAATCAATGGAAGATATTTTTTCTAAACAAAATTTAGATATTAAAGTTGAAAAAGTTAAGCTTAAATGGGTAGAATTTAAATCATTAATCATTACTATTCTAAGGTCAGCAGGTATTGGTACTTTTATAGGAATGATACCAGGTGCAGGAGGAGATATAACATCTTTTGTTGCATATAATGAAGCTAAACGTTTTTCTAAAAATAAGGATGAATTTGGTAAAGGTGCTATGAAAGGAATAGCTGCTCCAGAAGCTGCTAATAATAGTGTAACTGGTGGTGCGATGATTCCTTTATTGACACTTGGAATACCAGGAGATGCTGTTACTGCTGTTTTATTAGGAGCTTTAATGGTTCAAGGGTTGCAACCTGGTCCACTTTTATTTCAAAATAATGGACCTATAGTTTATACATTGTTTGTAGGAATGCTATTAGCGAATATATTTCTATTAGTTATAGGTCTTTTTGGAATTAAATATTTTACTAAAATTTTATTAGTACCTAAATCTATTTTATCACCATTAATTTTAGTTCTTTGTGTAGTTGGTTCTTATGCTTTAAATAATAATTATTTTGATGTTATAGTGATGTTGATTGCAGGGATAATTGGTTATTTTATGGTTAAACTAGAATTTCCTGTATCTCCAGTAATATTAGGATTAATACTTGGACCTTTAATGGAAAGTAATTTAAGAAGATCATTATTAATGTCTCAAGGTAATTTAAGTATATTTTATACTAGATCTATAACATTAGTATTATTAGTTTTAGCTATTATAACTTTATTAACTCCAATAATATCTAACAATTTAAAGTCTAAGTTAAAGAAGAGTGCTAAAAGCGAAAATAACTAGTTCAAGTACCTTATGGTTGGTTATTTATAAAAATTGTTATAAACCTTAAGGGGGCTACTAGTAAGTTAGAACGATAATAGTTTAGAAAAAATAATAGATATTATTACAGAGATACTATCAATTCTTGAGTGAGATGTAGAGTTGATAGTATTTTTTATAATTTTTATTTTAATTATGATATAATAATTTTAAAACTAAAAGGTGATTATATGAAAGTAGAAGACCTAATGAGTTATCCTTTATTTGATGACTTTGAGATAATAGCAGGACATAAAGGTATTGATAGAGAAATTACAACTGTAAGTGTAATGGATGCCCCTGATATATATAAATGGATGAAAGGTGGAGAATTTTTGATGACCACCGGATATATAATGAAAGAAAATCCTTTAGATTTTAAAAATTTAATTATTAATTTAGACAAAATGGGAGCATCAGCCCTTGGAATAAAACTAAAGAGGTTTATAGACAAGCTTCCACAAGAAGTAATAGATATAGCAGATCGATTAAACTTTCCTATTGTTTTTATACCACTTAAATATTCATTTGTAGATGTTATAAATCCAATTTTATCAGAAATAATAAACAAGCAAGCTAGAACATTATTATACTCTCAAAAGATTCATAATTCGTTTACAGAGCTTGTAATAGATGGTGGGAGTATAGAAAAGATAATAAAAACTCTAACTAAAATAATAAATAAAAACATAATATATTACGATATATACTTTGATAAAATATATGGAGCTGCATATATAGACGTAGATATAGATAATGTACTTGATAATTATATTTATTATCCTATAAAAATAGATAATATAAAATATGGATATATAATAATATATGATGAACAAAAAATCATAGCAGAATATGATGAAATAGCTATAGAACATGCATCTACTGTATTGAAACTGGAAATACAAAAGAAGATATCAAATATTCAAATTGAATCAAGATATAGACATGAGTTTATACAAGATCTTATAATGGACAATGTAAAGTCCCTTCAAGAAATAATTAATAGAGCAAAAGTGTATGATTGGGATTTTGAAAAAGGTAATGTAGTTGCAATATTTGATATAGATAATTTTAAAGGACAATATTTAAATTTAAATAAAGAAAATAGAATTGAACTAGAAATAATAAAGGAAAATATATTTTTATATATAAGAAAAATTATAAAAAACAAATTTAAAGATGCAGTATATACAAATTTTAGTGATAGTATAATATTTATATTAAAGCCATTTGAAAATGACTTAGATAATTTTAAGGTAAAGTTCAAAGAAGTATCAACTATGATTAAAAAAGAAATATTACAAAAGTATAAATTCAGTATAACAATAGGAGTGGGAAGTTATAAATTATCACCAACAGATATAAATATAAGTTATAATCAAGCTAAAAAGTCTATACAAATAGCAAGAAATATTTATAGAAAAAATGCTACAATGTTTTATGAAGATTTAGGAATATATAAGTTATTTGATAAGTTAAGTAGTGAAACAGAAAAAATAGATTTTTATAAATCATATATTGGTAAACTATTGGAATATGATCAAGAAAATAATACTAATTTTTTGAACACATTAAAGTGTTTATATGAGAATGATTGGAATCTGAAAGTAACAGCAAAGCAAATGTATATACATTATAATACTATGAAATATAGATTTAATAAAATAATGGAAATATTGAAATTAGATTTAAAAAATAGTGAAGATAAATTAAACGTATCAGTAGCACTTAAATTACTAGATATGGCTAAATAATACACCTTTGTACTATAGGTATATTATTTAGCTTTTTATTTTGTACTTATAGTACAAAGACAATTTCAGAAAATTATTATATATTATATTTGTAATATAGTTTTATTGATAAGGAGAATAAAATGATTAAAGACACAAAAGAATTTATAACTGAAAGCAAGATAATAAACATATTACAAAGATTATCAAGAATAGATTCTACACAACCAGAAGGAAATGAAAAAGAGGTTGTAAAAGAAATATTAGATATATTCAAAGACTATGATATAGATTATAAAATGATTGATCATGGTAAGAATAGAGCATCTCTTGTAATAACACTAGAAGGCAAAGATAATGATAACTCAATTGCCTTTTTAGGTCATATAGACACTGTACCCGTAGAAGATTATGAGAAGTGGATATACCCTCCTTTTGATGGAGTTATAGAACAAGGATATATGTATGGCAGGGGTACAGCAGATATGAAAGGCGGAGTTACATCAATGATATTGACTCTATTATATCTTTTAGAAAACAATATAACTCCATCAAATAAAATCAAGTTTTGTTTTACTGCAGATGAAGAAGCTAATGGAATTGGTATATTAGCTGTTAAAGAAAATAAGATATTAGATGATACAAAGGCAATATTTGTAGCAGAACCTTCCAACGAAAAAATTGGACTTGCAGAAAAAGGAGCTTTATGGCTTGAAGTCAATGTTGAAGGTTTGTCAGCTCATGGGTCTAGACCAGAACTTGGGGTAAATGCAATAGAATATTTATTTGAGTATATAGAAAAATTTAAGTGTAGAGTTAAAAATGATGAAACAAACGAATTATTAGGTAAAACTACAATATCTATAAATAAGTTTAATGGTGGCATAGGGACAAACGTTATACCTACAGAAGCAAAAGCTAATATAGATATTCGTACTATACCAGGACATAGTCATGATGAAATAATAGATATGGCAAAAACTATAGCGCAGGATATGATGGATGATAAATCTAATTTAAATATTATAATAGATGTAGAAAATAATAGACCAGCTATTGAAACTAAAAGAAATCAAAGATTTATAAAAGATATAGAGCAAACATTTAAACAATTAAAATATGACTTTGATTATAAAGGTATATATTTCTATACTGATGCATCTCAAGTAATACCAGATATAAAAGTTCCATTTGTTATATTAGGTCCAGGTGATGATAAAATGGCACATCAAAGAGATGAAAAAATAAAATTATCATCAATATCAAATATAACAGAAATATATATAAATTATATATTAGGAATTTAGTCTTAAATTTCAATATAGACTTGTTTTTTAGAATTAAGATGATAATATTTAGTTAAACGTTTACCTAGGTAATCGTTTAACTACTCTTAATAAAGGAAAGTGAATAAAATGACTATTAAGAAAATTGCCCAATTAGCAAACGTTTCTACAGCTACAGTATCTAAAGTAATAAATGGAAAAGATAAATATATAAGTGAAGCTACAAAATTAAAAATACTGAAAATAGTAGAGCAAGAAGGATATGTTCCAAATGGAATTGCAAAGAGTTTAAAGATAAAGAAAACTAAGACAATAGGAATTATAATTCCGGATGTAATGAATCTTTTTTTCTCTGAGTTAGCACGTGGTGTAGAAGATGCTGCAGAGAAAAGGGGATATACTGTTATTTTGTGTAACTCAGATAATAAAGAATCAAAAGAAGAAAAATATATACAAATGTTACAAGAAAAAAAGGTAGATGGAATAATAATTACTGCTCCTGAGAATAGAACACATCAATCTATAAAAATTCAGGATATTCCACTAGTATTAGTAGATCGAGATATAGGTACTCAAACAGATCAAAAAATAGGTAGAATCACTGTAGATAATAGAGACGGTGCCTATAAAGCAACAAAATATTTAATAGAAAATGGCTGTAGAGAGATAGGTATGATTTCATCAAACTATAAAAATAAACCATCAGCAGATCGTATTAAAGGATATGAAAAAGCTCTAGATGAAAGTAACATTAATATAGAACAAAATAAAATCTTTTTAGAAAATTACACTATAGAATCAGGATATAATGGAGCTAAAAAAATATTAAAAGAAACGGAAGTAGATGGAATATTTTGTGGAAATGATTTAATAGCTATTGGAGCTATAAAAGCCCTTAGAGAGAAGGATATAAGAATTCCAGAACAAGTTAAAATAATTGGATTTGATGATATTCAAATATCTCAATATATGGATCCACCATTAACAACAATTAGACAACCTATATATCAGATGGGAGAAGAGTCAGTGAAAATGTTAATTTCATTGATAAAAAATAAAGGCAAAAATCTAGAAAAAGTTTTACAAACAAAACTTATTCAGAGAGGGAGTGCTTAACTTAATAAGTATATAGTTTATAAATATTTATATTATATATTGAGAGGATTGATTAAATGTCAGATGTAGTAGTTGTAGGGAGTTTAAATATGGATATGGTAGTATCTGTACCACATATACCTAAAATAGGTGAAACCATATTAGCAACAGACATTCAATATTATGGTGGTGGGAAAGGATCCAATCAAGCAATAGCAGCTGCCAGGTTAGGGTGTAAAGTTTCTATGATTGGAAAAGTAGGAAATGACAATAATGGAGAAGAGTTAATACAAAGTTTGAAGTCAGAAGGCATTAATACAGAAGGAGTTGAAATTTCAAACAATATAAGTGGAACAGCCTTTATAAATGTTAGCTCAGATGGTGATAACAATATTGTTGTATATCCAGGAGCAAATAATGATATAGATATTGAGCAAATAGAAAGATATAGGGAAATTATTGAAAATAGTAAAATATGTATTTTGCAAATGGAAATACCTTATAGAGTAGTAAAGTATGTAATTAATCTTTGTTATGAAAAAGGAGTACAAGTAGTATTCAATCCAGCACCAGCTACTAAAGAAATAGAAGATGAATTAATAAATAAAATTAATATTTTAATTCCAAATGAAACAGAATTAAGTTTTTTATCAGGTGAAAAAACATTGGAAAAAGATAATATTGAACAAATAGCAAAAAAGACTTATAAAAAAGGTTGTACTCACCTTATAGTTACTTTAGGAAGTAAAGGTAGTTTGTATTTAGGTAAGGGTGGTTCAAAATATTTTTCCATAAAAAAAACAAAAGTTGTTGATAGTACAGCTGCAGGAGATTCATTTATAGGTGCATTAGTAACAGGAATTATAAAAGGAAAAAGTATTGATGAAGCTATGGAATATGCTTCATATGCTGCGTCTTTAACAGTAAGTAAATCAGGAGCTCAAAGTTCTCTACCAACTAAAAAAGAAGTAGAGGAATTTATAAAAAGTTATAAATAAAAGGAGGAGTTTATAATGAAAAAGAAAGTTTTAGCAATTATGTTAGTTTTCATGTTATCAATATCAGTTGTATTAACAGGATGTAATTCATCAGGTGAAGGTTCTGATGAAGGTGGAAAAGATAAGTTAAAAGTTGCAGTAGTATTAGCAGGGTTCTTAGGAGATAAATCATTTAATGATTCAGCTTGGGAAGGTATTCAAAAAGCAAAAGAAGAATTTGACTTAGAAGTTAAGGTTTTAGAATCTAAAGTTCCAGCTGACTGGGAATCAAATCTTGTAGCTATGGCACAAGATGATTATGATCTTGTTATGGGAGTATCAACACAATTTGAAGAGATTATAAAGAAACATGCACCTGAATTTCCAGATGTAAAGTTTGCATTAATAGACGGAGTTGCAAAATTAGATAATGTTTCATCAGCAATTTTTGCACAAAATGAAGGTTCATTTTTAGCAGGAGCAGCAGCTTCAATGTTTACACAAAAGACAGAAATAGAAAATGTAAATGATGAAAAAACAATAGGATGGGTTGGAGGAATGGATATTCCAGTTCTTCATGACTTCTTAGTTGGATATGAGCAAGGAGCAAAACATATAGATCCAGAAACTGAAGTTTTGGTTTCATTTGCAGAAACATTTAATGATCCACTTAAAGGAAAAGAGTTAACGTTGGCTCAATATAGTCAAGGTGCTGACATAGTAATGAATGTAGCATCTAATACAGGTAATGGAATACTTGAAGCAGCTAATGAAACAGATAAGTATGCAATAGGTGTTGATTTAGATCAAGATGATGTTTATCCAGGTGCAATATTAACATCTATGTTAAAAAGAGTGGATGTAGCTAGTTATACAGTTGTTAAATCAGTAGTTGAAGATAATTTTAAAGGTGGAGAAATTACTAGAATGGATGTAAGTAATGATGGTGTAGGACTTACAGATATGTCTGTAATGAAAGAAGCTTTAGGAGATAAATTTCCACAAGATATCTTAGATAAGATAGAAGAGTTATCTGAACAAATTAAATCTGGAGAGATAGAAGTAGAATCTTATTCAGGATTTTCAGTAGAATAAAATTAATTCTTTAATCCGGTAGTTTAACATTACCGGATTAAAGAATTATATAAGACTACAATAGTAGGAGGTAAAAACTTGGAAAAAGTAGTTGAAATGAAAAATATAACGAAAGAATTTCCTGGGGTAAAGGCAGTTGATTCTGCTAATTTTGATTTAAATAAAGGTGAGATTCATGCTTTGATAGGCGAAAATGGAGCAGGCAAATCCACAATGATGAAAATGTTATATGGTTTGTATACCCCCAGTGCAGGTAGTATCGTTATTAAAGGTAATGAACATAAAGACTTTACAACTAAAGATGCTATTAATTTAGGTATTGGAATGGTCCATCAAGAATTTATGTTAGTTGAAGAAATGACAGTATTAGAAAATATAATTCTTGGATTTGAACCTAGAAAATCTTATGACAGAATAGATTTTAGTGGAGCAAGAAAAAAGATTAATAGATATATAGAAGATTATGGATTAGATATCCAATTAAATAAAAAAGTAAAAGACATATCTGTTGGAGAAGCACAGAGAGTAGAAATAATAAAAACTCTTTATAGAGGAGCAGATATTCTCATATTAGATGAGCCTACAGCAGTGTTAACTCCTCAAGAAACGGTTAAATTATTCAAGATTTTTAAAAGTCTTGCAGCAGATGAAAAGTCAATTATATTTATTTCTCATAAACTAAATGAAATAATGGATATTAGTAATAGAGTAACAGTAATGAGACATGGAAAACATATAGAAACAGTTCAAACAAAGGAGACAAGCATACCAGATATAGCAAAAATGATGGTTGGAAGAGAAGTTTTCTTAGACATTGATAGAAAGAAACCTGATGTTGGAGAAGTGCTATTATCTGTAGAAGATGTTTATATTCCTGGTGAAAGAGAATTGTCTAAAATAAAAGGAGTTTCATTAGAAGTATGTAGAGGAGAAGTTCTTGGAATAGCAGGAGTAGATGGAAATGGACAATCTGAAATAATTGAAGGAATAACTGGTCTTAGAAAAATAGAAAAAGGAGATGTTAAGTTTAAAGGAAAATCTATTAAAAAGTCATCTCCACTAAAAATAAGAAAATCTGGTATATCTCATATACCAGAAGATAGAAACAGAAGAGGACTTAATAGAGAATTTACAATACAAGAAAATTTGATAGCCGATAAATATGAAGAAGATATTTTATCCAAAGGAATTATATTGAAAAAGGCAAAGATAAAAGAATTTGCTACAGACCTTATTGAAAGATTTGATATAAGACCATCAGACCCTGAAATATCAGCTGAACATTTATCTGGTGGAAATGCTCAAAAGATAGTAATAGCCAGAGAAGTTTCAAAAGAAGCAGATTTAATTATAGCAAGTCAACCTACAAGGGGAGTTGATATTGGGTCTATAGAATTTATAAGAGAAACAATAAACAAGGCAAAATCCAAAGGAGTTGGCGTACTATTGGTTTCTGCTGATCTTCAAGAAATATTATCATTATCAGATAGAATAGCAGTGATGTATGAAGGTAAGATAACTGGGATTCTAAATAATGAAGAAGCAACAGAAGAAAAATTAGGATTATTAATGACGGGAGGACAGAAATAGATGTGGTCAAGAAAATCAGGTTATTATAACACTATAATGTCTATAATAGTCGCTTTAATAATTGGAGGAATTGCCATAGCAATTATGGGACACAATCCGTTTGAAGCCTATATTCAATTGTTTCAAGGTGCTTTTGTAGGAAAGTTTAATTTTGGTGGAACAATAGAAAAATTTGTGCCATTAATGTTAGCAGGGTTAGCTTTTGCAGTTTCGTCAAAGGTACGTGTATTTAATGTAGGAGTTGAAGGACAGCTTTATTTAGGAGCTATGGGTGCAGCATGGGTAGGTTTTACTTTTACTAATCTGCCAAAAATAATCCATGTTCCATTTGCTATGATAGTTGCTATGATAGTAGGAGCTTTGTGGGCAGCTATACCAGGAATATTAAAGGCATATTATAGAGTAAATGAAGTATTGACAACTATATTATTAAATTATGTAGCTATATATCTTACATCTTATTTAGTTAATTATCCATTTTCAGGAGGTACTGGTGTAGCTCAATCTCCTCCTATAGCTAAAACTGCTGAGTTATCTAAGATATTAAAACCAAGTAGAGCTAGTACTGGATTATTTATTGCTATAGCTGTAGTTATATTTATATATTGGTTATTTTATAAAACTACTGTAGGGTACAAGCTTAGAAGTGTAGGGCTTAATCCTGATTTCACTGAATATATAGGGACAAATCCTAAAAGAGCTATGGTAAGTGGAATGATGATTAGTGGTTCTATTGGAGGACTTGCAGGTGCAATAGAAGTTATGGGTATATATGGTTTATTTCTTGATAATTTCTCACAAGGAATTGGTTTTGATGGAATGTTAGCTGCATTAATAGCAAAGAGTAATTTTGTATTAGTACCTGTTTTATCATTCTTTATTGCTGCATTAAAATCAGGAGCATTAAGTATGGAAAGATATACAGGAGTTCCAAAATCTTTAATTGATGCGATAATAGCAGTATTTATACTGTTTGCTACTATGGAAGGTTTATTTAAATTAAGAAAAAAATTAAAAAATAAAAAGGAGGCAGAAGAAAATGTTGGATAATATAGCAGAAATATTTGATTATACTTTAATTCATGCTACAATCAGATCTTCTACTCCTATACTGTTTGCTGCATTAGCTGCAATAATAACTCAACAAGCTGATATATTAAATATTGGTGTAGAAGGTATAATGCTATCAGGAGCTTTTGTAGCAGTAGCAGTAAGTTTTTATACGGGAAGTTGGTTATTTGCAGTAATAGCTGCTATTTTAGTAGGGGTTATTATATCTGCAATTATTGGAATTGCACATTTGAAATATAAGGCAGATGTATTTGCAGTAGGTACAATAATAAATATGTTAGCACTAGCTCTGACCAGATTCTTTTTAAATAGTATACTTGGAGTATCTGGTAGCTTTTATTCAAAAGAAATAGTTGCTATTCCTAAAGTAAATATACCTTTTATAGAAAACAGTGAATTTTTAAATAGTATATTTAATAACTATTCTCTTTTTGAGATAGTAGGAATTATCATGGTTTTTGTACTATGGTATGTATTATATAAAACAGTTTGGGGATTAAGAATCCGTTCTGTTGGGTTAAATTCAATGGCAGCAGAAACAGCAGGGTTAAACGTATTTAAAAATAAGTTTCGTGTTATTTTAATTTCTGGAGTATTTGGTGGAATTGCAGGAGCTCATTTATCCCTTGGATATTCTAATTTATTTGTAGAGAATATGACAAATGGTAGAGGTTTCATGGGAGTAGCAGCAATGTTCTTTGGAGGTGCAAATCCAATATTTGCTTGGATAGGAAGTTTAATATTCGGATTAGCAGATTCAGTAGGATCTAGACTACAAGCATACGGGTTACCATCTCAATTCATACTCATGATACCATATGTTGCAACAATAGCAATATTAGCTATATCAATGGCAAGTAAAATTAAGAGAGACAAAAAGATGAAAAGTACTATTAAAAGTTAAGGAGTGTTTGTAATGGTAAAAGAGAGGATAATATTAGATGTAGATCCAGGTCATGATGACGCTATAGCTATAATGTTAGCAGCTAAGAATCCAAAAA contains:
- a CDS encoding tripartite tricarboxylate transporter permease, with product MNLLMEGLINVLNIQVILILLLGIISGIAIGSLPGLTATMGVALVLPITFGMEAVPGILLLIGVYFGSVYGGSLTAILINTPGTPASAATAMDGYAMSRKGLAHKALTISTLSSSIGGILSVIVLILVAPQLANFALRFSAPETFALAVFGISIISSISGKSMVKGLMAGILGLLIATIGIDPMGGFPRFTFGNINLANGLNLIPVMIGLFAASEAFKSMEDIFSKQNLDIKVEKVKLKWVEFKSLIITILRSAGIGTFIGMIPGAGGDITSFVAYNEAKRFSKNKDEFGKGAMKGIAAPEAANNSVTGGAMIPLLTLGIPGDAVTAVLLGALMVQGLQPGPLLFQNNGPIVYTLFVGMLLANIFLLVIGLFGIKYFTKILLVPKSILSPLILVLCVVGSYALNNNYFDVIVMLIAGIIGYFMVKLEFPVSPVILGLILGPLMESNLRRSLLMSQGNLSIFYTRSITLVLLVLAIITLLTPIISNNLKSKLKKSAKSENN
- a CDS encoding PucR family transcriptional regulator; translation: MKVEDLMSYPLFDDFEIIAGHKGIDREITTVSVMDAPDIYKWMKGGEFLMTTGYIMKENPLDFKNLIINLDKMGASALGIKLKRFIDKLPQEVIDIADRLNFPIVFIPLKYSFVDVINPILSEIINKQARTLLYSQKIHNSFTELVIDGGSIEKIIKTLTKIINKNIIYYDIYFDKIYGAAYIDVDIDNVLDNYIYYPIKIDNIKYGYIIIYDEQKIIAEYDEIAIEHASTVLKLEIQKKISNIQIESRYRHEFIQDLIMDNVKSLQEIINRAKVYDWDFEKGNVVAIFDIDNFKGQYLNLNKENRIELEIIKENIFLYIRKIIKNKFKDAVYTNFSDSIIFILKPFENDLDNFKVKFKEVSTMIKKEILQKYKFSITIGVGSYKLSPTDINISYNQAKKSIQIARNIYRKNATMFYEDLGIYKLFDKLSSETEKIDFYKSYIGKLLEYDQENNTNFLNTLKCLYENDWNLKVTAKQMYIHYNTMKYRFNKIMEILKLDLKNSEDKLNVSVALKLLDMAK
- a CDS encoding M20 family metallopeptidase, translating into MIKDTKEFITESKIINILQRLSRIDSTQPEGNEKEVVKEILDIFKDYDIDYKMIDHGKNRASLVITLEGKDNDNSIAFLGHIDTVPVEDYEKWIYPPFDGVIEQGYMYGRGTADMKGGVTSMILTLLYLLENNITPSNKIKFCFTADEEANGIGILAVKENKILDDTKAIFVAEPSNEKIGLAEKGALWLEVNVEGLSAHGSRPELGVNAIEYLFEYIEKFKCRVKNDETNELLGKTTISINKFNGGIGTNVIPTEAKANIDIRTIPGHSHDEIIDMAKTIAQDMMDDKSNLNIIIDVENNRPAIETKRNQRFIKDIEQTFKQLKYDFDYKGIYFYTDASQVIPDIKVPFVILGPGDDKMAHQRDEKIKLSSISNITEIYINYILGI
- a CDS encoding LacI family DNA-binding transcriptional regulator, whose product is MTIKKIAQLANVSTATVSKVINGKDKYISEATKLKILKIVEQEGYVPNGIAKSLKIKKTKTIGIIIPDVMNLFFSELARGVEDAAEKRGYTVILCNSDNKESKEEKYIQMLQEKKVDGIIITAPENRTHQSIKIQDIPLVLVDRDIGTQTDQKIGRITVDNRDGAYKATKYLIENGCREIGMISSNYKNKPSADRIKGYEKALDESNINIEQNKIFLENYTIESGYNGAKKILKETEVDGIFCGNDLIAIGAIKALREKDIRIPEQVKIIGFDDIQISQYMDPPLTTIRQPIYQMGEESVKMLISLIKNKGKNLEKVLQTKLIQRGSA
- the rbsK gene encoding ribokinase yields the protein MSDVVVVGSLNMDMVVSVPHIPKIGETILATDIQYYGGGKGSNQAIAAARLGCKVSMIGKVGNDNNGEELIQSLKSEGINTEGVEISNNISGTAFINVSSDGDNNIVVYPGANNDIDIEQIERYREIIENSKICILQMEIPYRVVKYVINLCYEKGVQVVFNPAPATKEIEDELINKINILIPNETELSFLSGEKTLEKDNIEQIAKKTYKKGCTHLIVTLGSKGSLYLGKGGSKYFSIKKTKVVDSTAAGDSFIGALVTGIIKGKSIDEAMEYASYAASLTVSKSGAQSSLPTKKEVEEFIKSYK
- a CDS encoding BMP family lipoprotein, with protein sequence MKKKVLAIMLVFMLSISVVLTGCNSSGEGSDEGGKDKLKVAVVLAGFLGDKSFNDSAWEGIQKAKEEFDLEVKVLESKVPADWESNLVAMAQDDYDLVMGVSTQFEEIIKKHAPEFPDVKFALIDGVAKLDNVSSAIFAQNEGSFLAGAAASMFTQKTEIENVNDEKTIGWVGGMDIPVLHDFLVGYEQGAKHIDPETEVLVSFAETFNDPLKGKELTLAQYSQGADIVMNVASNTGNGILEAANETDKYAIGVDLDQDDVYPGAILTSMLKRVDVASYTVVKSVVEDNFKGGEITRMDVSNDGVGLTDMSVMKEALGDKFPQDILDKIEELSEQIKSGEIEVESYSGFSVE
- a CDS encoding ABC transporter ATP-binding protein; its protein translation is MEKVVEMKNITKEFPGVKAVDSANFDLNKGEIHALIGENGAGKSTMMKMLYGLYTPSAGSIVIKGNEHKDFTTKDAINLGIGMVHQEFMLVEEMTVLENIILGFEPRKSYDRIDFSGARKKINRYIEDYGLDIQLNKKVKDISVGEAQRVEIIKTLYRGADILILDEPTAVLTPQETVKLFKIFKSLAADEKSIIFISHKLNEIMDISNRVTVMRHGKHIETVQTKETSIPDIAKMMVGREVFLDIDRKKPDVGEVLLSVEDVYIPGERELSKIKGVSLEVCRGEVLGIAGVDGNGQSEIIEGITGLRKIEKGDVKFKGKSIKKSSPLKIRKSGISHIPEDRNRRGLNREFTIQENLIADKYEEDILSKGIILKKAKIKEFATDLIERFDIRPSDPEISAEHLSGGNAQKIVIAREVSKEADLIIASQPTRGVDIGSIEFIRETINKAKSKGVGVLLVSADLQEILSLSDRIAVMYEGKITGILNNEEATEEKLGLLMTGGQK
- a CDS encoding ABC transporter permease, whose amino-acid sequence is MWSRKSGYYNTIMSIIVALIIGGIAIAIMGHNPFEAYIQLFQGAFVGKFNFGGTIEKFVPLMLAGLAFAVSSKVRVFNVGVEGQLYLGAMGAAWVGFTFTNLPKIIHVPFAMIVAMIVGALWAAIPGILKAYYRVNEVLTTILLNYVAIYLTSYLVNYPFSGGTGVAQSPPIAKTAELSKILKPSRASTGLFIAIAVVIFIYWLFYKTTVGYKLRSVGLNPDFTEYIGTNPKRAMVSGMMISGSIGGLAGAIEVMGIYGLFLDNFSQGIGFDGMLAALIAKSNFVLVPVLSFFIAALKSGALSMERYTGVPKSLIDAIIAVFILFATMEGLFKLRKKLKNKKEAEENVG
- a CDS encoding ABC transporter permease; the protein is MLDNIAEIFDYTLIHATIRSSTPILFAALAAIITQQADILNIGVEGIMLSGAFVAVAVSFYTGSWLFAVIAAILVGVIISAIIGIAHLKYKADVFAVGTIINMLALALTRFFLNSILGVSGSFYSKEIVAIPKVNIPFIENSEFLNSIFNNYSLFEIVGIIMVFVLWYVLYKTVWGLRIRSVGLNSMAAETAGLNVFKNKFRVILISGVFGGIAGAHLSLGYSNLFVENMTNGRGFMGVAAMFFGGANPIFAWIGSLIFGLADSVGSRLQAYGLPSQFILMIPYVATIAILAISMASKIKRDKKMKSTIKS